In a genomic window of Lacrimispora sp. BS-2:
- a CDS encoding DUF3877 family protein: MQYDALEQMLMNSIKEVQIKLGYEKEPIRFYYPGRPLMKILKIREGSPEETRAALEGFKEYVKEHLGEIRITKSQERFCFEIPPEGIEYVYYHKKDNGFLKEFIETVEKPNTTLEDILKVFHKFADGKVICLKSQEEDFDYIIFFEDSSMDNYRYYIKFHGNHATYHRFLSEDAADMGI; encoded by the coding sequence ATGCAATATGATGCCTTAGAGCAGATGCTCATGAATTCAATAAAAGAAGTGCAGATAAAATTAGGATATGAGAAAGAACCGATTCGTTTCTACTATCCTGGACGTCCATTGATGAAGATACTGAAAATACGCGAAGGCTCTCCTGAGGAAACAAGAGCCGCATTGGAAGGCTTTAAGGAATATGTAAAAGAGCATTTGGGAGAAATCAGAATCACAAAAAGCCAGGAACGCTTTTGCTTTGAGATTCCGCCGGAAGGAATTGAATACGTATATTACCATAAAAAGGACAATGGTTTCTTAAAGGAATTCATTGAAACCGTAGAAAAACCGAATACAACTTTAGAAGATATCTTGAAGGTCTTTCATAAATTTGCCGACGGCAAGGTTATCTGTTTGAAGTCTCAGGAAGAAGATTTCGATTACATCATATTTTTTGAGGATTCATCTATGGATAATTACCGTTATTATATTAAATTTCATGGAAATCACGCCACATACCACAGATTCTTATCCGAAGATGCAGCGGATATGGGCATATAA
- a CDS encoding C40 family peptidase, whose amino-acid sequence MQRKKWIATLFTGLVFMAANHFTARADMAANTVIPIVAPPPFEQQIGPGAGLGAGPGKDFSQTGPDFPAGTGDQVVSFAKQFLGNPYVYGGTSLTSGADCSGFVLSVYKQFGINLPRTSEAQGEAGIDVGGIENARPGDIVSYIGHTGIYIGQNQLIHASGPKDGIKISSVDFMPVVSVRRVLGN is encoded by the coding sequence ATGCAAAGAAAAAAGTGGATCGCAACCCTGTTTACAGGCCTGGTATTTATGGCCGCTAATCATTTTACTGCCAGAGCAGATATGGCCGCCAATACGGTGATTCCCATTGTGGCTCCGCCGCCCTTTGAGCAGCAGATTGGCCCAGGAGCTGGCCTTGGAGCTGGTCCCGGAAAAGATTTTTCCCAGACAGGACCGGATTTTCCGGCAGGAACAGGGGATCAGGTTGTTTCTTTTGCAAAACAGTTTCTTGGAAATCCTTATGTATATGGCGGGACAAGCCTTACATCAGGCGCCGACTGTTCCGGATTTGTGCTAAGCGTTTATAAGCAATTTGGCATTAACCTTCCAAGGACCTCTGAGGCCCAGGGAGAAGCAGGAATTGACGTAGGCGGAATTGAAAATGCCCGGCCTGGCGATATCGTATCTTACATAGGTCATACCGGTATTTACATAGGGCAGAATCAGCTGATCCATGCAAGCGGTCCAAAGGATGGGATTAAAATATCCTCCGTGGATTTTATGCCGGTTGTTTCAGTCAGAAGAGTATTAGGGAATTAA